A genome region from Eremothecium gossypii ATCC 10895 chromosome VII, complete sequence includes the following:
- the ALG3 gene encoding dolichyl-P-Man:Man(5)GlcNAc(2)-PP-dolichol alpha-1,3-mannosyltransferase (Syntenic homolog of Saccharomyces cerevisiae YBL082C (ALG3)), protein MSAAVPTTRAGTPPTLQCGWRSACGKLLDIANYVIFSPEASAVVMPVLVAWECVLLKLIVKHVPYTEIDYLAYMEQIWQINNGERDYSKIEGGTGPLVYPAGHVLIHRLLERATDGLQNVARGQDIFTWLYLLTLVLQFGVYRMLRLPPWCIVLACLSKRLHSVYVLRLFNDGWTTLMMVVAVFLLLLAARHPRLCLPAALVYSAAVSIKMNALLYLPGVLVALFLLTRGHLLALALCGAVAVAWQVLVAADFLSTHPAEYFATAFDFRRQFMYRWSVNWQLVGEQVFSHPTFHRCLLLSHIAILMLFFFTRYAAPRQPNWFRTAAAALRHPATAVLAASPPRAHVAYVLLVSNFIGVLFARSLHYQFLAWYHWTLPALLHWARMPCLLALLWYVLHELCWDTYPPSSVASATLYALNSALLLLLYINGPPA, encoded by the coding sequence ATGAGCGCAGCAGTTCCGACCACACGGGCGGGAACTCCCCCAACCCTACAGTGTGGATGGCGGAGTGCATGTGGAAAGCTGCTGGACATCGCCAATTATGTCATCTTCAGCCCGGAGGCGTCTGCCGTGGTCATGCCGGTGCTCGTGGCGTGGGAATGTGTGCTGTTGAAGCTGATTGTGAAGCACGTGCCCTACACGGAGATTGACTACTTGGCATACATGGAGCAGATATGGCAGATCAACAATGGTGAACGCGACTATTCAAAGATCGAGGGCGGCACGGGGCCGCTGGTGTACCCGGCGGGACATGTACTGATCCATCGCCTGCTTGAGCGCGCCACAGATGGCCTGCAGAATGTCGCGCGCGGACAGGATATTTTCACGTGGCTCTACTTGCTGACACTCGTCCTGCAGTTCGGCGTCTACCGCATGCTGCGACTGCCCCCGTGGTGCATTGTGCTCGCGTGTCTGTCCAAGCGTCTGCACTCTGTCTACGTCCTGCGGCTGTTCAACGACGGCTGGACGACCCTCATGATGGTGGTCGCAGTCTTTCTGCTTCTGCTAGCCGCACGCCACCCCAGGCTCTGCCTGCCGGCCGCGCTCGTCTACAGCGCTGCTGTCAGCATCAAAATGAATGCGCTGCTATACCTGCCCGGCGTCCTGGTCGCACTCTTTCTACTCACACGCGGCCACCTGCTTGCGCTCGCGCTCTGTGGCGCCGTGGCCGTCGCATGGCAGGTCCTGGTCGCCGCAGACTTCCTCTCCACTCACCCCGCCGAGTACTTTGCCACCGCCTTCGACTTCCGCCGGCAATTCATGTACCGCTGGAGCGTCAACTGGCAGCTCGTCGGCGAGCAAGTCTTCTCACACCCCACCTTCCACCGCTGCCTGCTGCTCTCCCACATCGCCATCCTGAtgctcttcttcttcacGCGCTAtgccgcgccgcgccagccaAACTGGTTCCGcactgctgcagctgcccTGCGTCACCCGGCCACCGCCGTCCTAGCCGCCAGCCCGCCCCGGGCCCACGTCGCCTACGTCCTCCTCGTCTCGAACTTCATCGGCGTGCTCTTCGCTCGCTCCCTGCACTACCAGTTCCTGGCCTGGTACCATTGGACCCTACCCGCCTTGCTTCACTGGGCTCGCATGCCCTGCCTGCTCGCGCTGCTATGGTACGTCCTGCACGAGCTCTGCTGGGATACCTACCCGCCCTCCTCCGTTGCTAGTGCCACGCTGTACGCTCTCAACTCCGCCCTACTTCTCCTTCTGTACATCAACGGCCCGCCTGCCTAG
- the KAP123 gene encoding karyopherin KAP123 (Syntenic homolog of Saccharomyces cerevisiae YER110C (KAP123)) yields MDQAFVAQLEQTLAAIVSPNASSLKETTKTLQTQFYTQVTALPALVHIMQNSGDDALKQLAGVEARKLVAKHWGKLDGALKTEIKSTLLQTAFTEPKDMVRHSSARVIAAIGSEDLSDDQWPDLVPNLLRAAADENPKTRETSVFVLLSLLESYNDALGKYIAEFLTLFSQTINDSASLETRSLSVQALNHVSALIEEQEKINPEHANQFAALIPSVVQVLDAVIKADDNVNTKLIFNCLNDFLLLDSQLTGNAVVDLIKLALQIAGNVQVDEEVRVFAVQFVISAVSYRKSKIQQAKLAPEITITALKVASDQVDVEDELNTEEEAGENEENTPCLTAMRLIAFCSTEFPPSQVAAPIMEHLPAMLSSANQFERRAILLAISVAVTGSPDYMLSQLDRIIPATISGMKDQEPIVQLAALKAVSQLTTELQDEVAKFHEEYLPLIISIIDNSKHVVIYRYATTALDGLLEFIAYDAIAKYLEPLMNKLFQMLESQTSSKLRAAIVSAIGSAAFAAGSNFVPYFKTSVQFLEQFIQNCSNIEGMSEDDIELRALTFENISTMGRAVRSTTFAEVAEPLVNSAYEAIKTDSARLRESGYAFIANMAKVYGKDFAPFLETIMPEIFKTLQQEEYQFNFDGDADDLAAFADDADEDDLQNKFTVNTGISYEKEVAAAALSELAIACKEQFLKFVEPSLKVLREQVDESYGLRETAMHTIWNIVKAVLLTTNINEDNYPKGVPTGSYVDSSVLSVIQTAREISLDGLSEEFETSMIITVFETMAEMIKKFGPIIIMDNGDSTYLEQLCLQVLSVLKGEHTCQTIDYEDDVPKDEDMDASETEAALLDVALEVLVSLSHALADGYPKVFEGFKPIVLSLFETKSKNKRSAAVGAVSEIALGLKEHNPYVQELLQAMIIRLTADKSLEVRGNAAYGVGLLIQYAQFDVSAVYEPVLKAMYQLLNTADQKVLTANDDEATKEIIDRAFANATGCVARMTLRSENLVPLEHTLPALLSHLPLNTGYEEYDPIFELIIKLYQANNSLIIAETPRIIEFFAAVFTKDNERIQLEKESTLGREENMDKLKQFQSQEMRQRVVELLKFLNQTYNGIVAQNAVLAPVIA; encoded by the coding sequence ATGGACCAAGCCTTTGTCGCGCAGTTGGAGCAAACGCTGGCTGCGATTGTCAGCCCCAACGCCTCCTCTTTGAAGGAGACGACGAAGACGCTGCAGACACAGTTCTACACACAGGTGACAGCGTTGCCTGCGCTCGTTCACATCATGCAGAACAGCGGCGACGACGCATTGAAGCAGCTTGCCGGTGTGGAGGCCAGAAAGCTGGTAGCGAAGCACTGGGGCAAGCTAGACGGCGCGCTAAAGACTGAAATAAAGAGCACTTTGCTGCAAACGGCGTTCACCGAGCCCAAGGACATGGTCCGCCACTCCAGTGCGCGTGTGATCGCTGCAATTGGCTCAGAAGATCTATCCGACGACCAGTGGCCGGACCTAGTTCCAAACCTGCTACGTGCGGCAGCGGACGAAAACCCTAAGACAAGGGAGACGTCTGTCTTTGTGTTACTCTCTCTACTAGAGTCCTACAATGATGCTCTAGGGAAATACATTGCCGAGTTCTTGACTTTGTTTTCGCAGACCATCAACGATTCCGCGTCCTTGGAGACGAGGTCTTTGTCTGTCCAGGCTTTGAACCATGTTTCTGCTTTGATTGAGGAGCAGGAGAAAATTAACCCTGAGCATGCGAATCAATTTGCCGCTCTAATTCCATCCGTCGTCCAAGTCTTGGATGCTGTGATCAAGGCTGATGACAACGTGAACACTAAGTTGATTTTCAACTGTCTAAATGACTTCTTGTTGTTGGACTCGCAGCTCACGGGCAATGCCGTCGTCGATTTGATCAAGCTAGCCCTACAGATTGCGGGTAATGTTCAAGTTGATGAAGAGGTTAGAGTCTTTGCCGTCCAGTTTGTCATTTCTGCTGTCTCTTATAGAAAGTCAAAGATCCAACAAGCTAAGTTGGCTCCTGAGATCACGATCACCGCATTGAAGGTTGCATCTGACCAAGTCGATGTAGAGGACGAGCTAAACACCGAGGAAGAAGCGGGGGAGAACGAAGAGAACACTCCTTGTTTGACCGCGATGAGATTGATTGCCTTCTGCTCAACTGAATTCCCACCTTCCCAGGTTGCTGCGCCTATTATGGAGCACCTACCAGCGATGCTTTCTTCTGCCAATCAGTTTGAGAGACGTGCTATCTTGTTGGCTATATCTGTTGCTGTCACAGGTTCCCCTGACTACATGCTCTCCCAACTGGACAGAATAATTCCTGCTACTATCAGTGGTATGAAAGACCAGGAGCCAATCGTTCAACTCGCAGCGCTAAAGGCGGTGTCGCAGTTGACAACTGAGCTTCAGGACGAAGTCGCCAAGTTCCATGAAGAATATCTGCCACTAATAATCAGTATCATTGACAACTCCAAGCACGTCGTTATTTACAGATATGCCACTACAGCCCTTGATGGTCTGCTAGAGTTTATTGCTTATGATGCTATTGCGAAGTATCTAGAGCCACTAATGAACAAGCTTTTCCAGATGTTGGAATCTCAGACCTCTTCCAAGTTGAGGGCGGCTATCGTCTCGGCGATTGGTTCTGCTGCCTTTGCTGCGGGCTCTAACTTTGTGCCATATTTCAAGACCTCTGTTCAATTCTTGGAGCAATTCATCCAGAACTGTTCTAACATTGAGGGTATGTCTGAGGACGACATTGAACTGAGAGCTTTGACATTTGAGAATATCTCTACTATGGGTAGAGCCGTTAGATCTACTACTTTCGCAGAGGTTGCGGAGCCGCTTGTGAACTCTGCTTACGAAGCCATCAAGACCGACTCTGCTAGATTGAGAGAGTCTGGGTATGCTTTCATTGCCAACATGGCCAAGGTCTACGGCAAGGACTTCGCTCCATTTTTGGAAACTATTATGCCAGAGATCTTCAAGACTTTGCAGCAAGAGGAGTACCAATTTAACTTCGATGGCGATGCTGACGATCTAGCGGCTTTTGCGGATGATGCTGACGAGGACGACCTGCAGAATAAGTTCACCGTCAACACAGGTATCTCCTACGAGAAGGAAGTTGCAGCTGCCGCTTTGTCCGAGCTCGCCATTGCCTGCAAGGAACAGTTCTTGAAGTTTGTCGAGCCATCCTTGAAAGTATTGAGAGAGCAGGTGGACGAATCGTACGGGTTGAGAGAAACTGCCATGCACACCATTTGGAACATTGTCAAGGCTGTCCTGTTGACGACTAACATCAACGAGGACAACTATCCAAAGGGCGTTCCTACCGGCTCCTACGTGGACAGCAGTGTCCTATCCGTTATCCAAACTGCCAGAGAGATCTCCTTAGATGGTTTGAGTGAGGAGTTTGAGACTTCTATGATCATCACCGTCTTTGAGACGATGGCTGAAATGATCAAGAAGTTCGGTCCAATCATCATTATGGACAATGGTGACTCCACATATTTGGAGCAGTTGTGCTTGCAAGTTTTAAGCGTACTAAAGGGCGAGCACACTTGCCAGACCATTGACTACGAGGACGACGTGCCCAAGGATGAAGATATGGATGCCTCTGAGACCGAAGCAGCGTTGCTAGACGTCGCATTGGAGGTGTTGGTGTCTCTATCCCATGCCCTAGCCGACGGATATCCAAAGGTTTTTGAGGGCTTCAAACCAATAGTACTATCCTTGTTTGAAACAAAATCGAAGAATAAGAGATCTGCTGCTGTCGGTGCAGTTTCGGAAATTGCGTTAGGCTTGAAGGAACACAACCCATATGTCCAGGAACTGCTTCAGGCGATGATTATCAGATTGACTGCAGACAAGTCTCTCGAGGTGCGCGGTAACGCGGCCTACGGTGTGGGTCTATTGATCCAGTACGCACAGTTTGACGTGTCTGCTGTATACGAGCCTGTACTAAAGGCTATGTACCAGCTGTTGAACACCGCTGACCAAAAGGTCCTTACTGCCAACGACGATGAGGCTACCAAGGAGATCATCGACCGCGCCTTCGCTAACGCCACGGGCTGCGTTGCCAGAATGACGCTAAGAAGCGAAAACCTAGTTCCTCTGGAGCACACTCTTCCAGCGCTATTGTCTCACCTACCTTTGAATACCGGGTACGAGGAATACGACCCGATCTTTGAGTTGATCATCAAGCTCTACCAGGCTAACAACAGTCTCATCATTGCAGAAACTCCTAGAATTATCGAGTTCTTCGCCGCCGTGTTCACCAAGGACAACGAGAGAATTCAGCTGGAGAAGGAATCGACCTTGGGCAGAGAGGAGAACATGGATAAACTAAAGCAGTTCCAGTCCCAGGAGATGAGACAAAGAGTGGTCGAACTTTTGAAGTTCTTGAACCAAACCTACAATGGCATTGTGGCCCAGAATGCTGTTCTGGCTCCCGTTATCGCCTGA
- the SWI4 gene encoding SBF complex DNA-binding subunit SWI4 (Syntenic homolog of Saccharomyces cerevisiae YER111C (SWI4)) has protein sequence MGMSSAPTGVSNGGSTIPIIEIATYAGVDVYECYCRGKESSIVMRRLHDDWVNITQVFKVATFSKTQRTKILEKESADISHEKIQGGYGRFQGTWIPLDSAKGLVAKYEITDIVVLTVINFQPDPMNMPPRRSKNSIIKKLSPATRITSPSSYNKTPKKKVSELANQSTTGSVSKKTRKRAGAKAAQPSPLQNLVFQTPQQQHRNSQQQTNYTIVGHDQETPINSIMVVETTSSMQKRTHRRSASSVMLLPPAPSNKKPEASLPPAPATSSSSKQHRYAATQKPLQFYPFPVPTSTSNNIQDIHIISENPNQKHKTKKSANKPKSKQGAQVVQTPAQTKKPPPGKANPKMSSFTILPPITAIHKTSTSSGSNTSHGSSIDCYSSNDNPTPISSRSGSPQSKETFTPSEYKNLILQVLSTEYDSCEPVLPEKMYYPPIGLDVNFIIDKQGHTSLHWAAAMANIPLIKILLTLEADIFHCNDKGFNCITKSIFYNNCYRTGAFFLIVELLRMCLVTPDANGRLPLHYLVELSVNKSKDPLVTNYYIDTILDVLSKDDPSVLKMCLNYQDSIGNTVLHLAALNMNLALSNKLYYMGSSMEILNSHQQTPASILSKASMTQPIPNVINTPMPTMMPTPMTAPISANTGQVSFRKKQSKLNTPLRPRKSNKDDIISATRHKVQLCETTFTETPQNPTVVTSATHSTSMPEPSSELAKTPSHHEKLFALDRIAELNSTPVLKVTTPGGTAMKELSVPAASQETISEHRYSVAVDPLMQIQKSTRLTFPNVANTAQEFSELSQSLTEAIEQNFIKLGTEIAKATEGIEGIDRSLKFSEKQVADILVKHGVTDTEQLKHKIHDEQNALQAQISRFANSIEKSQALTLATLVHDEEEKADADSSHEQSTEGAKQLFRLGLELSLLQLKRKHIIDKVCRAKTTINSGTKIYKYRKLIGISSDDIESKLNDIENDLRGAVA, from the coding sequence ATGGGCATGAGCAGCGCGCCGACAGGAGTGTCGAATGGCGGCTCGACCATTCCGATCATAGAAATCGCGACCTATGCGGGCGTGGACGTGTACGAGTGCTACTGCCGGGGTAAGGAGTCGAGCATCGTGATGCGGCGTCTGCACGACGACTGGGTGAACATCACGCAGGTGTTCAAGGTGGCGACGTTCTCGAAGACGCAACGAACGAAGATCCTAGAGAAGGAGTCCGCAGACATCAGCCACGAGAAAATACAAGGCGGTTACGGGAGGTTCCAGGGCACCTGGATCCCCCTTGACAGCGCTAAGGGCCTCGTGGCGAAGTACGAGATTACGGACATCGTTGTACTGACGGTCATAAACTTCCAACCAGATCCGATGAACatgccgccgcggcgctcCAAGAATTCCATCATCAAGAAGCTGTCACCAGCTACGCGCATAACTTCACCTTCCAGCTACAACAAGACCCCGAAAAAGAAGGTCTCGGAATTGGCAAACCAATCAACGACAGGTTCTGTATCAAAGAAGACCAGGAAAAGAGCTGGCGCCAAAGCCGCGCAGCCTTCGCCGCTGCAAAACCTTGTGTTCCAAACaccgcagcagcagcaccgaAATAGTCAACAACAAACGAATTATACAATAGTGGGCCATGATCAAGAGACACCCATTAACTCTATTATGGTGGTGGAGACAACAAGTAGCATGCAGAAGCGCACTCACCGGCGATCAGCCTCTAGCGTCATGTTACTGCCACCAGCACCCTCTAATAAGAAGCCCGAAGCAAGTCTTCCACCGGCCCCAGCCACCTCTTCGAGTAGTAAGCAGCATCGTTATGCTGCCACTCAGAAACCGCTTCAATTCTATCCATTCCCTGTTCCTACTTCTACCTCCAATAACATTCAAGATATTCACATCATCTCAGAAAACCCAAATCAAAAACACAAGACAAAGAAGTCTGCTAATAAACCTAAAAGTAAACAGGGCGCCCAAGTAGTACAAACGCCTGCTCAAACAAAGAAACCACCGCCCGGAAAGGCCAACCCAAAGATGTCAAGTTTTACAATACTACCGCCAATAACAGCTATCCATAAAACAAGCACATCTAGTGGATCTAACACATCGCATGGCTCTTCTATTGACTGCTATTCTTCGAATGATAACCCCACTCCAATTTCCTCGAGGTCAGGCTCGCCACAAAGTAAGGAGACATTTACTCCCTCCGAGTATAAAAATCTGATATTACAGGTGCTGTCCACTGAATATGATAGCTGCGAACCAGTATTACCCGAGAAGATGTACTATCCACCGATTGGTCTAGATGTTAATTTCATCATTGATAAGCAGGGACATACTTCCCTACATTGGGCGGCAGCTATGGCAAACATCCCGCTGATTAAGATACTGCTAACATTGGAGGCCGATATATTCCATTGTAACGACAAGGGCTTCAACTGCATTACCAAAAGTATCTTCTATAATAACTGTTATAGGACGGGGGCCTTTTTTCTGATAGTAGAGCTTCTGCGAATGTGTCTGGTTACACCCGATGCTAATGGCAGACTACCATTACATTACCTGGTTGAATTAAGCGTTAATAAATCCAAAGACCCGTTAGTCACCAATTATTATATTGACACTATCCTCGACGTTCTGTCGAAAGATGATCCCTCGGTGTTAAAGATGTGTTTGAATTATCAGGATAGCATTGGGAACACAGTTTTACATCTTGCCGCGCTAAACATGAATTTGGCTTTGTCGAATAAGCTCTACTATATGGGGAGCTCTATGGAAATTTTAAATTCACACCAACAGACGCCAGCATCCATCCTTTCCAAAGCTAGTATGACCCAGCCTATACCAAACGTTATTAACACACCAATGCCCACGATGATGCCTACTCCAATGACAGCACCTATATCCGCCAACACGGGACAGGTGAGTTTCCGCAAAAAGCAGTCTAAGTTGAACACCCCGTTGAGGCCACGAAAGAGCAATAAGGATGACATCATCAGCGCAACCCGCCATAAGGTTCAGTTATGTGAAACCACATTCACCGAGACACCGCAGAATCCAACCGTAGTTACTAGCGCCACTCATTCCACGAGTATGCCTGAACCTTCTTCTGAATTAGCAAAAACGCCCTCTCATCACGAGAAGCTCTTCGCGCTGGACAGGATTGCTGAATTAAACAGTACGCCCGTCCTCAAGGTAACCACGCCAGGAGGTACTGCGATGAAGGAACTCAGTGTGCCCGCGGCATCGCAAGAGACGATATCAGAACATCGATATTCTGTCGCAGTAGACCCTTTAATGCAGATACAGAAATCCACAAGATTGACGTTCCCAAACGTGGCGAACACCGCCCAGGAATTTTCAGAACTATCACAATCCCTCACAGAGGCAATAGAACAGAACTTTATTAAACTGGGAACCGAAATCGCGAAGGCGACCGAGGGCATCGAAGGCATCGATCGGTCCTTGAAGTTCTCAGAGAAGCAAGTTGCCGATATCCTGGTTAAACACGGAGTTACCGACACAGAGCAGCTCAAACACAAGATCCACGATGAGCAGAACGCGCTGCAGGCACAGATATCACGCTTCGCAAACTCTATCGAGAAGTCGCAGGCCCTGACTCTCGCCACCCTAGTGCACGACGAAGAGGAAAAGGCTGACGCCGATAGCTCCCATGAACAGTCTACCGAAGGCGCCAAGCAACTCTTCCGCCTCGGCCTCGAACTATCGCTTCTCCAACTCAAGCGCAAACACATCATAGACAAGGTTTGCAGGGCTAAGACGACCATCAACTCCGGCACAAAGATATACAAGTACCGCAAGCTTATAGGCATCTCTTCGGACGACATAGAATCCAAACTGAACGACATCGAGAACGATCTGCGCGGAGCAGTTGCCTAA
- the LSM4 gene encoding U6 snRNA complex subunit LSM4 (Syntenic homolog of Saccharomyces cerevisiae YER112W (LSM4)): MLPLYLLTNAKGQKLFIELKNGETIEGELVNVDNWMNLTLQSVVHAGSDQTLQLPEIYVRGSFIKYIRLQDDIIEKVKQQLNSGKDGSGSNGQQRDRDGRRYNGRREGNAGGRFGNQEHQRKRGGGFQRRDGQYGGSRRGRSGQSGGAGFVQYQQSQQWQSSASQVQS, translated from the coding sequence ATGCTGCCGCTATACCTGTTGACGAACGCCAAGGGCCAGAAGCTCTTTATAGAGCTCAAGAACGGCGAGACGATCGAGGGGGAGCTTGTGAATGTTGATAACTGGATGAACCTGACACTGCAGAGCGTGGTGCATGCAGGGAGCGACCAAACACTGCAACTTCCGGAGATATATGTGCGGGGTTCGTTCATCAAGTATATACGGCTTCAGGACGACATCATCGAGAAGGTGAAGCAGCAGCTGAACAGCGGCAAAGacggcagcggcagcaaCGGACAGCAGCGGGACCGCGACGGCAGAAGGTACAACGGCAGACGAGAAGGCAATGCGGGCGGGCGCTTCGGCAACCAGGAGCACCAGCGGAAGCGCGGGGGAGGCTTTCAGCGGCGCGACGGGCAGTacggcggcagcaggcgcgggcGGTCCGGCCAATCGGGAGGCGCCGGCTTTGTCCAGTACCAACAGTCTCAGCAGTGGCAGTCGTCCGCATCGCAAGTCCAGTCCTGA
- the TMN3 gene encoding Tmn3p (Syntenic homolog of Saccharomyces cerevisiae YER113C (TMN3)), translated as MKVRILWRRLAAAVAAASLALVLLCGHSIWQRWSRPPQPSAYTRGERVQLLVDNIWTDREVWGYYETLFTCPPPAEARAIYGSLGQVFRREMPWESNYVLHVRAETQCQPLCMRELRPDSHRRLIQMIRDGAQVRWTLDGLPAATTYPDRQSSYRYEAGFKLGEVDAETGHVRLHNHVMLVVRYRILDDGRYVIVGFEAYPRSVAGEGCTGGQTEYEHFWLNPDAQAMIMVPFTYAVYWRYQSAVKWNERWRLYSDLQQLTGIVQSPGSLVLSRGLFAAMVGTLVLGMASAYLNKRCPATMHTLVTLLQEDMVGSEFFHGLVGAGLQTMSLAAAYALVECENDKAHGVTHVTIVLAATICALGAYLAAFYGVWTWATTQSVVVHRYIKRSVICGSAIPILLFVTAAIVHLIVMLSDRTRGIPFATELAVLALYIPASAILSVFGGFTAFSILRTREDRVALLDSKGKWASATSEQKTTNENSTGRSRLTRIASVLYSLLAGVPPFILAKSLVQATYSTVAVAKSALELDAFIFSALALQCLVVVEVCIGTMLAQIFWSQIFQITGCEYPKPRKGVLYSWRWKLFGVGGAAAWYLEAHAIHSIRHAYAHLGSPNIILAIFYATVLNIAYWLVFGAFGYLVCSGLMYSIQGRADIYRQH; from the coding sequence ATGAAAGTAAGGATACTTTGGAGACGACtagcggcggcggtggcggcggcgagtCTGGCGTTGGTGCTGTTATGTGGCCACAGCATTTGGCAGAGGTGGAGCaggccgccgcagccgaGCGCTTACACACGGGGCGAGCGggtgcagctgctggtggaCAATATATGGACGGACCGCGAGGTGTGGGGGTACTACGAGACCCTGTTCACGtgcccgccgccagctgAGGCGCGGGCGATATACGGCAGCCTGGGACAGGTGTTCCGGCGAGAGATGCCGTGGGAGAGTAATTACGTGCTGCATGTGCGGGCGGAGACACAATGCCAGCCGCTGTGCATGCGGGAGCTGCGGCCGGACTCGCACCGGCGGCTAATCCAGATGATCCGGGATGGCGCGCAGGTGCGGTGGACGCTGGATGGGCTACCGGCGGCTACAACGTACCCCGACAGACAAAGCAGCTACCGCTATGAGGCGGGGTTCAAGCTGGGCGAGGTGGACGCGGAGACGGGGCATGTGCGCCTGCATAACCACGTGATGCTGGTGGTGCGCTACCGCATCCTGGACGACGGCCGCTACGTGATTGTCGGCTTCGAGGCGTACCCTCGCTCGGTGGCTGGCGAGGGATGCACTGGTGGGCAAACGGAATACGAGCACTTCTGGCTGAATCCCGACGCGCAGGCGATGATCATGGTGCCGTTCACCTACGCTGTATACTGGCGCTACCAGTCCGCGGTGAAGTGGAACGAGCGCTGGCGCCTGTACTCGGACTTGCAGCAACTTACCGGCATAGTCCAGTCACCGGGTAGCCTTGTATTGAGCCGCGGACTGTTTGCCGCAATGGTCGGAACTCTTGTCCTTGGAATGGCATCTGCATATCTGAACAAGCGCTGTCCGGCAACAATGCACACATTGGTAACTCTGCTGCAAGAGGACATGGTAGGATCGGAGTTTTTCCATGGTTTGGTGGGCGCGGGACTTCAAACGATGTCTCTTGCGGCAGCATATGCCCTGGTGGAGTGTGAAAATGATAAGGCGCATGGTGTTACGCATGTTACAATTGTTCTCGCAGCGACCATATGCGCTTTGGGAGCGTATTTAGCAGCATTTTACGGGGTGTGGACATGGGCAACTACGCAAAGTGTGGTTGTGCATCGATACATTAAGCGCAGTGTGATATGTGGCTCGGCAATTCCAATCCTGCTGTTTGTGACTGCCGCAATAGTGCATCTCATAGTCATGCTCAGCGACAGGACCCGTGGTATACCCTTTGCGACTGAACTAGCAGTCCTGGCGCTATATATTCCAGCGAGTGCCATACTCTCTGTGTTTGGGGGGTTTACGGCTTTCTCGATTCTACGCACTCGCGAAGATCGAGTCGCACTCCTAGATTCCAAGGGGAAATGGGCGTCGGCAACTTCTGAGCAGAAGACAACTAATGAAAACTCGACCGGCAGAAGTCGATTAACACGCATCGCTTCAGTACTATACTCGTTGCTGGCCGGTGTGCCGCCGTTCATCCTGGCGAAGTCACTGGTGCAGGCGACTTACTCAACCGTCGCAGTTGCAAAGAGCGCCCTCGAGTTGGATGCTTTTATTTTTAGTGCACTAGCGCTGCAGTGTCTCGTCGTTGTTGAGGTTTGCATAGGTACAATGCTAGCCCAGATATTCTGGAGCCAGATATTCCAAATTACTGGCTGTGAATACCCAAAACCTCGAAAAGGCGTTCTGTATTCGTGGCGCTGGAAGCTTTTCGGCGTaggcggcgccgccgcctggTATCTGGAGGCACACGCAATACACTCCATCCGGCATGCCTACGCGCATTTGGGGTCCCCCAACATTATACTAGCAATTTTCTATGCCACTGTGCTTAATATCGCATACTGGCTGGTGTTCGGCGCCTTTGGATACCTGGTGTGCAGCGGCCTGATGTACTCTATCCAGGGCAGAGCAGATATCTATCGACAGCATTAA